GTCGAGGTGGGGGCGGGCACGGGCGCGTTGAATCGCGCCCGTAGGAAGGTTTATCGTGGGCACCCGGTGCAAACCTTTCGCGCCTTGGGACGGGGGCGTAACTTCCGCGCATGAGCGACCGCCCACTTCCCGAGAACCGCGAAGCACGCCGACGCGCGATCCTGGAGTCGGCGGTGCGCGTGTTCGCGGAGAATGGTTTCTTTGCCGCGCGCATTCGCGACATCGCGGCGGGGGCGGGGGTGGCGGAGGGGACGATCTACCTCTACTTCGACGGCAAGGACGACCTCCTCCTCACCGCGTTCCGCGACAAGGTGGCGGAGTTCTGCGCGTCGGTGCGGGACGTGCTCTCGTCTTCGCTGCCCTTCCAGGAGAGGCTCTCCAGGTTCGTGGCGCACCAGTTCGAGAGCATCGAGGCCGATCCGCCGCTGGCCACCGTGCTCCTGCTGGAGAGCCGGCAGTCGAGCAAGTTCTACGGCGGGGCGGTGCGCGACGTGCTGCGCTCGTACGCGCAGGCCATCGACGAGCTGCTGGCGAGCGGTCAGCACTCCGGCGAGCTGCGGCCCGACGCGGACGTGCCCCTCGCCCGGCGCATGCTGATCGGCGCGCTGGAGGAGATCGAGCTGGAGTGGCTGCTGGGCGACCGCACCCGCCCGTTGGTGGCGATGGCGCCGCGCGTGGCCGCCACCTTCTTCCGCGGCCTAGCCACCGTCGGCTGAGGCTTCTGGACATCGGGGCGGGGGGGCGATAGAATACGCCGTCGCCTCATCAGGGAACCAACCGCGGACCCGGTCCGCGCAGCGAAACGAGCGAGCCATGGCCGATCTGAACGTCCGCACGGAAGCCCAGCCGGTGGTCGAGGACGACTACACGATGGTGGAAGTGATCCTCTGGGTCCTGGGGATCCTGATGATTCCGCTCGTCCCCATCCTCATGGTGGCGTTCCTGACCCCGTTCAGCGGGATGTAGACGGAGCACGGCTCCGTACCAAAAGGCCCCGGCCCGCAGTGCGAGCCGGGGCCTTTTTGCGTGCGGTCGCTTACTCCGGCCGCGGTCGGGGGGCGGCGCCCGGCACGCTCGCCTCGCCCGGCGCGCGGGTGCGGCCGAAGTCGGGGACGCGCGCGGCGGGGATCGCGGCGGGACGATCTCCCTCGCGGCGCGTGGAAGGGCGGGCCGCGGTCCGCTCGCCCGCGGGCTTGTCGCGCGGCCGCACTTCGGCGGCGGGCACGGAGGGCTCACCCATCAGCGGCGCCAGCTCGTCGGCGGTGGCGACGGGGCCGGCGTGGGCGAGGCGCTCGTAATCGCCGCTTTCCGCGCCCCACACGCGCCGGTGGACGATGCGCGTGGCGCCCGCCTCCAGCGACACGCGCCCCAAGTCGAGTGTCTGCGCGACGCTGCCGTCGGCGGCGAGCACCTGAATCTGGACGTCGTGCTCGCCCGGCGGCAGGGTGAGGCGCGCCACCGAGATGCGGTCCGGGAGGAGCGACCAGCTTCGCGTGTCCGCGCGCTCCATCACGTTGCCGGCCAGGTTCACGGCGCGAGCGGCCAGCCAGCCGAGCGCCTCGCTCTCCTTGTTCCCCTTCTTCTCCGCCTCGCGCGCGGCCAGGTACTTGGCGACTCCGCGCGTCACCATGCGGGCCACCATCGCGGGGCGCTGCGCATCCCACCGCCGCGTCACCGCGGACGACAGGTCGGAGGCGGCGACGGGGACGCCGGCCGTGTCGCCGTCCAGCACCAGGCGCAGGGCGGAGGGGGCGCACGCCTCCAGCCGCGGGACCGCCCACGCCAGCTTGAGGATGT
The Longimicrobium sp. genome window above contains:
- a CDS encoding TetR/AcrR family transcriptional regulator, yielding MSDRPLPENREARRRAILESAVRVFAENGFFAARIRDIAAGAGVAEGTIYLYFDGKDDLLLTAFRDKVAEFCASVRDVLSSSLPFQERLSRFVAHQFESIEADPPLATVLLLESRQSSKFYGGAVRDVLRSYAQAIDELLASGQHSGELRPDADVPLARRMLIGALEEIELEWLLGDRTRPLVAMAPRVAATFFRGLATVG